In a genomic window of Pseudomonas oryzihabitans:
- the kdpA gene encoding potassium-transporting ATPase subunit KdpA, whose translation MDRQAAFLILAFLALTFLPAPFLGRFFYRALEGERTWLTFIGAPLERLTLKLVGTDGRGQDWRTYAIALVLFNLLGIALLFAILLLQGELPLNPQHLPGLEWTLALNTAISFVTNTNWQAYSGEASLSYFSQMVGLGVQNFVSAAVGVAVLAALARGIARRSAREIGNFWADLFRATFYVLLPLCLPLALLLIWQGVPQTFAAYVDATTLQGASQSLPLGPAASQIAIKQLGTNGGGFFGVNSAHPFENPTALSDLLELAAILMIPAALVFSFGHYVKDQRQSWAIFAAMFGLLVLGAVVAIAAQDHANPTLANLPITQGASLEGLETRFGATASALWATVTTAASNGSVNSMHDSLAPLTGLIALFNMMLGEVIFGGVGAGLYGMLLNVLIAVFIAGLMVGRTPEYLGKKLEAPEVRLLMATLLVMPLGVLVLGAIAASVPAGVAGIGASGPHGFSQLLYAYTSATANNGSAFGGFSANTPFHNLMLSLALLIGRFGYILPILAIAGSLAAKRAVPVGPNSFPTHGPLFVTLLVVTILLVGGLTFLPTLALGPIADQLQLFGVR comes from the coding sequence ATGGACAGGCAAGCCGCGTTCCTCATCCTGGCCTTCCTGGCCCTGACCTTTCTTCCGGCGCCCTTCCTGGGGCGCTTCTTCTATCGTGCGCTCGAAGGCGAGCGAACCTGGCTGACCTTCATCGGCGCGCCCCTGGAGCGGCTGACGCTCAAGCTGGTCGGCACCGATGGCCGCGGTCAGGACTGGCGCACCTATGCCATCGCCCTGGTGCTGTTCAACCTGCTGGGCATCGCCCTGCTGTTCGCCATCCTGTTGCTGCAGGGCGAATTGCCGCTGAATCCCCAGCATCTTCCGGGCCTGGAATGGACCCTGGCACTGAACACCGCCATCAGCTTCGTCACCAACACCAACTGGCAGGCCTACAGTGGCGAAGCCTCGCTGAGCTACTTCAGCCAGATGGTCGGGCTAGGGGTGCAGAACTTCGTCAGCGCCGCCGTGGGCGTGGCGGTATTGGCCGCCCTGGCTCGCGGCATTGCCCGGCGGAGCGCCCGGGAGATCGGTAATTTCTGGGCCGACCTGTTCCGCGCCACCTTCTATGTGCTGCTGCCACTGTGCCTGCCGCTGGCGCTGCTGTTGATCTGGCAAGGCGTGCCCCAGACCTTCGCCGCCTACGTGGATGCCACCACCTTGCAGGGCGCCAGCCAGAGCCTGCCGCTCGGCCCGGCCGCCAGCCAGATCGCCATCAAGCAACTCGGCACCAATGGCGGCGGCTTCTTCGGGGTCAACTCGGCACATCCCTTCGAGAACCCCACGGCGCTGAGCGATCTGCTGGAGCTGGCCGCCATCCTGATGATCCCGGCCGCCCTGGTGTTCAGCTTCGGCCACTATGTGAAGGACCAGCGGCAGAGCTGGGCGATCTTCGCCGCCATGTTCGGCCTGCTGGTGCTCGGCGCCGTGGTCGCCATCGCGGCCCAGGACCACGCCAATCCGACGCTGGCCAACCTGCCGATCACCCAGGGCGCCTCCCTGGAAGGCCTGGAGACCCGCTTCGGCGCCACCGCCTCGGCGCTCTGGGCCACGGTGACCACCGCGGCCTCCAACGGCTCGGTGAATTCCATGCACGATAGCCTGGCTCCCCTCACCGGCCTGATCGCGCTATTCAACATGATGCTGGGCGAGGTGATCTTCGGCGGCGTCGGTGCCGGGCTCTACGGCATGCTACTCAATGTGCTGATCGCCGTTTTCATCGCTGGGCTGATGGTCGGCCGCACCCCGGAATACCTGGGCAAGAAGCTGGAGGCACCCGAGGTGCGTCTGCTGATGGCGACGCTGCTGGTAATGCCGCTGGGCGTCCTGGTGCTGGGTGCCATCGCCGCCAGCGTCCCGGCCGGCGTGGCTGGCATCGGTGCCAGCGGGCCCCATGGTTTCAGCCAACTGCTCTATGCCTATACCTCAGCCACCGCCAACAACGGCTCGGCCTTCGGTGGCTTCAGTGCCAACACCCCCTTCCACAACCTGATGCTGAGCCTGGCGCTGTTGATCGGTCGCTTCGGCTACATCCTGCCGATCCTGGCCATCGCCGGCAGCCTGGCCGCCAAGCGCGCCGTGCCGGTGGGCCCGAATAGCTTCCCCACCCATGGCCCGCTGTTCGTCACCCTGCTGGTCGTCACCATCCTGCTGGTGGGCGGCCTGACCTTCCTGCCGACGCTCGCCCTGGGGCCGATCGCCGATCAATTGCAACTGTTCGGAGTCCGCTGA
- a CDS encoding potassium-transporting ATPase subunit F — translation MNPWNLLALLLALGLFVYLLAALLRAGRS, via the coding sequence ATGAATCCCTGGAATCTCCTGGCCCTGCTGCTGGCACTGGGTCTGTTCGTCTATCTGCTGGCGGCGCTGCTGCGCGCCGGCCGGTCCTAG